In Geopsychrobacter electrodiphilus DSM 16401, a single window of DNA contains:
- a CDS encoding transposase translates to MARISRIVAPGLPHHVTQRGNRRQTTFFTDNDYRSYLDLLAEWCAVHDVLVWSYCLMPNHVHLIVVPQAEDGLRLAIGETHRRYSRMINFRMGWRGHLWQGRFASCAMDENYLLAAARYVERNPVVAGLTNSPGDYPWSSAGHYLGRRSDPLIQKSPLGDLVEDWSTFLTLEVEAENRAAIGRGERSGRPLGSTKFIAGLEGDLGRELQRQKPGPKPKGIK, encoded by the coding sequence ATGGCACGCATTTCCAGAATCGTAGCACCCGGTTTGCCACATCATGTGACGCAACGCGGCAACCGTCGGCAAACTACATTTTTTACCGATAACGACTATCGCTCCTATCTTGATCTGCTTGCCGAGTGGTGCGCTGTTCACGATGTTTTGGTCTGGTCGTATTGTTTGATGCCAAACCATGTGCATTTGATCGTTGTACCCCAAGCCGAAGATGGTCTTAGGTTGGCTATCGGGGAAACCCATCGACGCTATTCACGAATGATAAATTTTCGCATGGGCTGGCGTGGCCACTTGTGGCAAGGGCGATTCGCTTCTTGTGCCATGGATGAAAATTATCTGTTGGCTGCGGCAAGATATGTTGAACGTAATCCGGTTGTCGCCGGGCTTACGAATTCGCCGGGCGATTACCCATGGAGTAGTGCAGGGCATTATCTGGGGAGAAGAAGTGATCCGCTGATTCAGAAGTCTCCACTTGGGGATTTGGTTGAAGATTGGTCTACGTTTTTAACCCTAGAGGTAGAGGCGGAAAACAGAGCAGCTATAGGCCGAGGGGAACGATCAGGTCGCCCCCTTGGTTCAACGAAATTCATCGCTGGTCTGGAAGGGGACCTCGGACGGGAGCTGCAAAGACAAAAGCCCGGTCCCAAACCCAAGGGGATTAAGTGA
- a CDS encoding zinc-ribbon domain-containing protein: MALINCHECGREVSDSASLCPGCGAPIPTSQLKKSDRVPYSDQEVAIMLSKKKKTSHILHLILSVITGGLWIIIWVLVAISNSSDNSKIESQIKKGKKVK, translated from the coding sequence ATGGCGTTGATAAACTGTCATGAATGCGGAAGAGAAGTATCCGATAGTGCTTCCTTATGCCCGGGGTGTGGGGCACCAATTCCAACATCTCAGCTAAAAAAGAGCGATAGAGTTCCATATAGTGATCAAGAAGTGGCGATTATGTTGAGCAAAAAGAAAAAAACGAGCCATATCCTTCACTTGATTCTGTCTGTAATAACCGGCGGCCTCTGGATCATTATTTGGGTTTTGGTGGCAATTAGTAACTCTTCGGATAATTCGAAAATTGAATCCCAAATTAAAAAGGGCAAAAAAGTAAAATGA